From the Xiphophorus hellerii strain 12219 chromosome 20, Xiphophorus_hellerii-4.1, whole genome shotgun sequence genome, the window aaacaaagaacattttcttGACAGGTTTTTCAGAGATTAAACCATCTGTTAATTTAATCCCCTTAATGAAAAATCATACTTTATTGTTCTCCTTTGAGTTTGTTGgttaaagaccaaaattatttataaatcagTGTTAGGTGGATTGATGGATCATAAAAGAGGCACAAAGGTTTCCCTGAATGGGCAGTCAACATTTATTCTGAATGTCTAAAGAAGTATTGGCAATACCTTTCAATGCTATCACATCATctattcattttgtattttatgtttacatATGTAAGTATATAGTGAGATAATACCTTTTGTTTTATAGTGGGAGCTGCCAGATGGGTTCAGTTTTTAATGGTAGAATTAAACTCAAATTTATTGGACTTTTATGTAATTTACTAACATAAAGTCATATATATTCttgatgtaaaagaaaaataatgcatgactttagaaaataaaacatatataaatataaacatttcataCAATAAAAATTGGAGAAATGTGGGATGCAGGTGAGAGTGTTTGATGGCATGGCATTTGGACTTCAAGATGCCTTTTGTTCTTTGATgttctctggaaaaaaatgctCAACATTCACAGCATgccacaattttcagatttttattgaaatccatttacttttttccaattttttcacatttatgcatTACTTTCTGTTGGCATTTTGCATAAAACTTGcacaaaatatgttgaagtttaCAGTTCAAGTACAAGTGGCAGTAAGACTTTCACAGGACACAACATACTGAGAAAGACCAGCCGGGTGAATGATCTGTGTCTCACCAGTTTCTCCAGCTCGTCCAGTGATGCATAGTACTTGGACCACCAGTCCAGCTCCTCTTTCTCAGGAGCCTCTTCCtccagctcctctgccttcctCTTCAGCTTCTTCAGGGGAGCCTAAAGGAGTTTACATCAACCAGAAGAGTCAACTAGCCAgacttttgtattttattataggCAGCTGAAATATAATGTTATGTTGTTGTGTCTCTCATAAGCAGAGCAGAGGGAAATTAATGTACTCACATTAACTATCTTCATGGGGTTAATGGGAATTTTTGATTGTTTGACTGGCAATCCGCTGAGTCTCATGTTCTTCACTGAAGTCAAAGGGTTTATCTTCTTTGAATTATGTCCTCACTAGAAATAAGCACATACAAAGCttgtaaaaaagttttaaactgaaaaatctgGGACAGTTCAGAGCAGCATGCTGTAGAGGAACCTTATTTCACATTAGAACAGCttcaaattcagcttttttgaaaaatatagtaatttattttgcagttgAATCTCATCTAGCTCAACCTCATACAATCCATGATAACCACATTTATCAACTACAATTATCTCCTCGTTCAACACATTGTAAGGACATCCTCCATTTAAAAGTACTTGGGATTTGTCACTAACCCACCAGATGCAAAAGTGttaggaaaaaaacagcagttatTTTAATTGTGGGTCTCGGAAGAGTTTCACAACAGGTGTTTGTTCCAAGACTATCGGAAACCACAGGACACTGACTGAGACCTAATGTCAGTCTAAATATGGTTTgctttaaagtaaaacagaataaatcggATGTGATTGAAAGCAGAGCAGATAACTAGTAGTGCATaatgaaatgacaaaatagaagaaatattATCTTTTGACCCTCAGTGGAGAAATCCATGTAACCAGCATCAAAGTTGTAAGCAAGTACAAGCACACAAATTCACACACAGTAAAATAGGATatcaaaaataagaaacaggAAACTTTACAGGAAGTTTCCTGtttccaaaaaaatatatacaatttttatattctgaaaaaatatataaaatctctAAATATAGTAAATTCTACCTTGTTTTGCAGAGTTTACCACATGTAATgattttaccttttgtttttggttctttttcttgttcctcttcctctccacaTTCCCGTGGAGCATAGTTCATGAGGTTCTGGACAACATGGGACCCAACCAGAGCAAGGTGACCGAATGCCCGATGCTCCACCACAAACACCGTCAGAGGAGGGTGAAGGTAAGACTCCTCTGGAAGCTCCTGATAGAACCAAAGGCAGAAAACAGCTGGATGTTCAGCTTTGTTCTTTAAACAGACTATCTGGTGCTGCTGACATTCATCACAATTTAtcttaaataaatctaaatacatttgatggcaacaaaaaagaaacagaccACATCGATGTAGCGGACCACTTCCTTAAAGTTCGGGTTGGTCTTGTAGCTCTGAATCTCTTCAGATTCCAGCTGCTGTCCTGCACACTCCACCCTCACCTGTGGCCGCTCCACCTCAAACAGCTGCACCCTCTTCAGCTCCCGCAGACCCCAGAATAGCAcctgaaaaaaagcaaaaaactgcAGAGTCATCATCTTTAAACGTTTAAACAGAATATACATGCTTTTGCGAGCTTCACCTCGATTCTGAAGGTCTTCAGAACAGGTCGGACTCCCTCTGGAATGATGTAATGTTTCTGTTCATCGTCGTAGGTCAGCTCCTGAGGATCCACACTGACGGGGAGGCGAGGCTTCAGGGGATTGGgttaaaaaacagctttaaatatAGCAATAATCTTATACAGTATTATTGTTTGTAATATTAcaattatataataaaatagtCAAGTTAATAGCATTTACCATTCACAGACTAATGACAAACCTAAGTTGTGTTCACCAGAGTGAGATTGCATATTTTAAGGTGCCTTTTGAAGTATTCTGTtgacattttctcaaatttcagtttattttattggacTTTTGTGAGTCTGGCCAACACAAAAAGCAGTCTCTTTGGAGAATGTTTCCACCAGCCCTGCAAATGGAGTACATCTAGAAAGTCCAAGCTTTTCCCACTCTACTTTGAAAAATAGTTCAAATTTGGTGAGACTAAATGATTATATTTGTAAACATGAAGTCTGGCTATGAATACCCAATTAGATTTTGGTCCCAATTTGGTCCAAATGATGAAACTCAGGCATTTCcccttccatttcacaattatgctctACAACTTGTTGGTGTATCACATAAAAGTCTAACAGAGTACAATTATTCTTTTGgttaatgtaacaaaatatgaTGCAAATGTAGCATTTAGCTTTAGACTGATTGATTTACTAGTCTTACCTCTCCAAAAGCAGAGTAGTCAAGCTCAATGAGCTCAAAGGCAGCCAACAGCTCTCCAGCGGGAACCCGGCCTCTGCTGACATCATAGAACTGAAGTCTGGGCTTTTCATAAAACTGCTCCACAGTTTTAAACTCAGGCTCTGCATAAGCTCGGCCCAGAGGCTTTGGGCTGCCCTGCATAAACACAGAGATTCACAAACTGCTTGAAACCAAGTTGTCACTCTGCTGAGTTGTCCACATATTTATTTCACTGACTTTCTAACAGCTTCCTCATTGACCTAGAGATTAAAATGAATAGGTACAACAATTATCACCTAACCCATCAATCATTTCCAACACGACTGAtttggattgtttttaattGGGTTATTGCAAAAAAGTCATTTGAACTCATGGTTGAACTGGAAGCAACTGTTTAACCTATAGAGCATCAGAAGAAAAGAGCTATAGATTTACCATTGTGTCATGATCATAGATGTTGATGATAATGAGAGGTGGGTCTTGCTGAAATTGCTCCTTCGTTCCTTCCAGCAGAACTTTGTCAAACAACAAACACTCACACCATGAAGGAGAGAGAGTGTCTGACAACACCTGTACAAAGTCATACAGATACAGATCAAGTTATTTGGTGCCAGAGCAATAAAGACTTTAAACCAGTAGAGTAGTGGGACATACCCTGGTGACCTGGCACTGCGTAGAGAAAACCACCCTTGCAAACGGATCTGACAGGCCGTCGTCATCTGCAGCCATAAGGCCACGCCCCTGGTAGAGGTGACACCGCAGCTGAAGTACCTGCTGTCTGTAAAGACAGAGATATTCAAAGGTTCTCTAGAACAAGATTTCTGATTAAACTATATATCTCTTGCTTTTTTTGATGATCAGTTGACTCACCCTGGCAGGACAAACTGATAGGAAACTTTCTCCTTCCCTCCACAGGAagttgtctctgtgtttcctcctcctccatctcctcaTAGATTGGCATGAACTCTTCTGGTAGGCTGTTGATTGCCTCTTTACTGTACTTGACAGGACCAAGCCACAGGTACACCTCCAGCTTTGCAAAGGTTTCACTTGGGGAGCATCCTGGAGACTACAGCACAATGagaaaaattacttaaaattcCTTAAACTTCACAAGCTATCGCAAtgcaaatgatgaaaaaaagatttgggaCTGCAAACCCTGTTTTAAACCTTAAGCGTCTTAATACAAATGTTTTGTATTGTCTAGGAACCTACATAATGTACAGCTCAAAGCATACAAAAAGTCCTCACACAGATCCTACATAGACCATCTATAttatgtctgttttttaaaagcattgcTGCAGTCTTGAGACCGCATGAAGGGGTTTTAAATTTACACCTGGTCCTCCTTACTGCTTTATTTGTATAACAATGACACCTATCAGAAGGGCAACTTTAAGATTATATGTAAAAGCAGACGGATAACCTTCATGTAGAGAGTGGTGATGCGGCCACAGTCCCGCCCCTTCTGCTCCTCCACCAGTGAGAAAAGGATGGAGTGGGCAGGAATCCTGACGTAAGCCAGTCGTTTGCTTCCATTAAGTAACCAAAGAAAAGCATCTGGGATGGTGCTCTGGGGCTGCAGAGTCAGATGTCAGCACTGAGTCAAAGAAGGTCCAGTCTTTGTGGTGATTTACAGTTTGCATGACCTTTCAGTGTTGCCTAACCTCTACAGCCAGTTGTCGAAGCTTCCTTAGGATTTTCCAGCTTTCCATCAAATgctctttggttttgtttctggtAATCCTTCGCCTGACTCTGACTGCCTGTCTGGCTAGTACAACCTACAAACAGTTAAACAGTCAGTTAGAAACAGACAATCACATTGTCAGAGgcagaaacaaagctgagaATAAACTCACCAAATTCTTTTTGATAAACTCTCTCCTGCATTTATCCAGGCTGTTGGGACGGGACTGTGATCTCCTGTCTGAGAAAGCGCTGAACTGTCTGACAAAGGAAGACACCAATCAGATAATAAACCAAATATCTTTCTGATTAACCTTTCTGATTGAAACTCACTTGCAACGCGTCACCAGCTCTAGTAACACCTCAGTCAAAATCTCCTTTGCTTTACTCTTCGGCCTCCGCAGATAAATTTCCACCTGAGTGAGACCAATCTCCTAAAATACAGAAGAAGAGGCCTGGAGACACTGAATGattcattaaatgttatttttgagaAGCAAATTCAAAGCAATTGACTCCTACCAGCCTGTCGGCCATCTTGCTAAGCCAGTTGGCCTGATAGAGACGAAAACTGTGATCTTCAAACTGACTCCAGACATACAGACAAGGGCTTTAGGTTCGTTGACGGGGCCTGAAGCTGAATACACTTAAATGACCTAAAAACAAGGAAAGAGACATACAGAAGCTGACAAACACGAGGGCATATAGTTGTAGGATGTAATCTGGTTTCTTTTTAACAATCACTACCAGTTTATTAATCCATCCCACCCAGGTTCAATTATAATTTAATCTAGAGTTAAATTACAATTGGTCTTCCTCATCTGAGCATCACACATATTTCATTCTTCAAAGGGTTTGTTTAATTCATCTTCATCCTTGATAAGCATGGAAATAAGGAAATATCTCATCTAATTTAACAATACTAAAAATTTgacttgctaaaaaaaatagttttttagaATTGGTGATGATTATTCCTCATTGCAAATTTATATTACAAGTATGACAACAAACCTTTTGGAAAGAAGATTTTTCCAGGTTTGAGTGGAAGTAATTTATGAAGTTAGATAACTTTTAGAACATTTCCTGAATTGTGGGGATGAAGCGTGTCCAAAGAAATGACCTGCTGGATTGATTTTTGACCGTGTACCTGTCATAGTCAGTAGGCTGAGGTCTCATGGCAGAAGAGACAGATCTGTTCTCAGGTTCAGGATTTGTCATCTCCTCTGTCCAGCTCATCCTCTGACTCCAACAAACTGTGTGTTTCCTCAGCCAGATCTTCTCTGCTCCTCCTCAACTCCTCCCTGCTCTGGCTTTTCTTAGATCTCCCAACTCCCACTGCCTTGCCATAATTTCCTGCCAAATACAAAAAGATGAGAGGCCTCTGGGATTAgctgtcagaaaacaaaagctgaCTTCAACATGACGGTGTATAATTGATAAGAAATTGAGTTTGTGCATAATAGACTGCGATAAATCCCAGTGTATAATGCATTAGTAAtacaaaaaacatatattatattatacACAATGATTACCTATGGAGAGTTCAAAGGTTAGTGGTTTTGTCCCTACTGTCGGGTCTATCATTGTCACTTCAAACAAAGATGCAAACAGCAGAAACTCCTCCTTCTGTCCCAGATAACCCTGaagtaaacataaatatattgtgAACAATAACAGATTTCACTAAGGTGTCACATAGCTTCTACAATACAACCAAAAATATAATGACTTTCCAACAGTTTAATTCTGAAAATATGAGTTAAAATGTCATTTACACAGAAGTGTAAGTGACATTAACCACTAAAACTCATTAACGCTTTTTTGTGCAGAattttggtttgtcttttttattcttaattgtAGTGTAAAATAATTCgagattaaaatgaatgaatcaaaGTCAAGATACGTAGATGGAAGCAGAAATGTAATATTGtgttgaataaataattcataCATAAAGTTTACTAAAATGAATTTAACTTTATTCAACACTGTTAATTTTCCCCTTCTTTATTTAGTTGATTAACCCCTGATAATAATGATAGTACTTCTACCTTTTTATTCTTAAAGTTCCTTAACACGATTGTAAAGTGGAACAACATCaacaaactaaaccaaactgaATGACCATGCTGACCTCAGGCAGAGGATGGATCTCCTCAACTTCCACAGTGACAGACTCTGGTACCTCAACTCCTGCTTCTCCAGCCTCATCAGCTAATCCACTCGAAGCTGAAGTTGCTTTGGCAGCAAAAagtccaaaaaatgttttaaatattttttattttcttctttttatccaATCAAAAGTGATAATTGCAGTGTTGCAACTATCAAAGATGGCTGATGACCCATTTTATACCAACATGTGAAATCTTTTGATGGGTAACactaaatttgttataaaatctcaccttcctttttctctttcttgctgctctttttcttcttccgtCCAAACTTGCCATGCACTCCTTTCACCTTCAAGAGCCCATACAATAAAAGTGTCATATATTCAAATCAAACAGTTGATAAAGCTGTTATCTATAACCACAGTATTTCATGAGTGATACCTTTACGGCTGCAACAGAGCCTATATCTCTGGAGACGGCGGACGGAGAGGAATAAACATCCATGGAGAGAGCCAGGAGGATTCGACCTCGATAGAAGATCCCTTCGCCCAAACCCTCATTTAaggcctgaaaaaaaaaatttctttttaatactATTTATTTATACCTTGactacattttatatatttcctgttttacttGAAAAAGATGGCTGAAAAAACCCTCTCTCAACATAACTTGACCTTGTCAAAAAGTAACTATGTTTAACAAGTAGCAGcttctcttgtttttcagtaagtaagtaaataaattttcCATTATAATGAAAAATCAGCTAAAGTTTGATGAGTCTGACAAATTCTTACCCTTCATTCTATTTTTGGCCAAGTTAAATTAATATGCTTATGTCTATAATCTCCATGTAAATATAACAGGAATTGGtagctttgatttaaatatgCATCATAAACTCTTCATTCTTGCAGTAAATACTTAGTTCATCTGAATGTATTTTACCTGGTGGACGTCTCCCAGGGTGGAGTTCTGTGGAGAACCATATAGATTAACCCAATTTGGACCAAAGGTTGGGTTAAATCCTGCAAGGGGAAATGGGAAAAAATCAGGAGTATTAAAAATTagaattaattattaaaatgacattttcagggtaacaattttatttcttttctaatGAAATATCTTTTTGGTCTGCTAAGAGATGTTTTTCAAGAAAACATGTCAATAAAATAGTACATATACACAAATAGTTTGAACGTAAAAGGTCACTTTTATAACCACGATGGTAAAAATCAGCTAAAATTTTTATGATTGCATTCCACTATTGGGCATGGTGAAGTGTGAGAGTTCCTTAAAACTTTTGGGTGGGCACAAAACCTTGGGATTAAGAGTCTGGTGGTTTAGTAAGGCAGTGCCAGCATATCCTGGGTGATTTATGATGGAGTCTGGTAGCAGCAGAGGTAGAATATCAGTATTACCAAAATTTAAAACAGGACCTCATCTGTTTCCACTGTAGGCTGGTTGCTGAGAAACTGAGAGaagttttaagttttcaaaatgcagttaaaataaaaattatttgtcaCTGCCAAAGGGATGTTCAGCCATCATATTTAGCAATGTGttgtggaggaagaggagtagGAGTAACAAGAAGAGAAATGGTGAGCAGTGACTCAGggtttgtaaaattatttacttacatCACAATGTACACAAATGATTTGTCAGAGCCTGGGTGtgatcagtaaaaaaaatacaagttcaTTCTTTTTTGGGCATCCTAACAAAGTGCTAACAAAggttgaaataaaatcagataaaatacACTAATGGCAGTAAGATTTTCCATTGTTTTGATATAAGATATCAGTACACAATTCTTTTGGCAGTTTTAatctatatttgtttttctccatttaaggaatagaaatgttttatgcTCTATTTCAGTTTCATACCATTCCTGGTGGGATCAGATATCTGTTGGAGGTCCAGAAAGTGCGTAGCTAAAGCTATGTCTCCCATCTTGGCGTCATCAAGGAGCTGGATTCTGATTCGCTGTGCCAGTGGAGGAAACTGCTCAATAAAGGAGATTTCTTCATTCCATACTGGGTAGCTGGTGGCACTGGCGACTGATGTTTCcccctaaaaacaaaaagcattccgataaaaaatttaaaatttaccaAATTAATTTACCCCTTTTCCACTAAAGGCTTAAATGTATGTGCTATAATGTGCTATAACATCAACAGCATACAAGCAAAAATGATgtcaattaaatgttttatgccaagaatatttgtatttgttcatCTGTGTACCTGTTGTCCAGCGAAGGTCACCTGTACGTAGGGGTCAATAAAAACCGCCCGATCAGTGACGGACATCTTTGCCATCAGCCCTGCTTCCATGGTTGGGAGACCCTCAGCTCTGTAGATCCGAACACGAAACCGAGCCCATGGACGCTCAGACGGCATACCACGAGGAAGTAACAGAtgtctttaaaacaaagcattaaaaatgttaaattcacCTCAGTGGAAGGCTCTTTTAGGCAAGAATATGGTTTAAACAAGATATTCAAGAATTACTCCCAGATTTCCCATAAAAGGGTAACAGCATGAAGTTAGAGGTCAATTATCTAACCAAAACAATAATCTTAGTTGTATTTACATTGAGACTTGGCAAATTTATTTCCAACCGTAATGTAAAATCTGAAAGGAATTctctcatttttcattttcagaattGTAAATACAGTATGTTGTGCATGTCATCTCCACACCTATGAAAAGAAATATACTGACTGAAGAGTCAGTATAATCAAAATATACAGAAGAGGACCTAAAACACAACCCAGAGGGATCCCATGTTGTAATGGGAGTACTGTTGAAGTGTACTGACCAAGATGACAGAGAAAGCAGTAAATGTTGTGGTGCCTGTAAAAGCTTTAATAGCTGCAACACAAATTTCCACAACAAGTgtattatttcaaacaaaacatctcCTTcgtatttttaatctgtttaaaataatgacaatacTTAATTTCACTGACTTTTCTATATCCTCGCTGCTTCCAGACGAGGAGCCCTTTGATAAACTGGGCATCCGAAGTGCATCTCCTTTCATCAGCACACTAAGGCTGGCCCGGACATAGCCCTTCACTCCTGACCTGGTGTCGGTCGGGTCGGTGAGAGGAGCCCACTTCTGATAGAAACGGTGGTCTGGAGCAGGAAACAGATGATGAGTTGGGGGGTACCTCAGGGTTTAGATAGAGGTCAGAGTACTTTTTGTGAGCTGTAAGCCGAACTGCTACCTGGCTGACTGTACACGGTGGAGATGTCAATCTTAAAGGTCCCAATGTGGGTCATCAGGAAGGCCAAGGTCCGTCTATGGAATACCTGAGACGAGATAAGGTTACAAGTGATCATGATGACTCCTTTATCTCTGAAaggcagaataaataaataaattaattaattaattaataaataaatgtttgaggAACCTTTATTTCTATGACTTCATCAAAGAAGATTTGAGGAGCCTCCTGAAACTCAAACTGGAAATTctagaaaaagtgaaaagaggaaaagaagaaacaacTTCAGTTTACTCTACTCTTGCTTGATATGCAATCCATGACATATGGAAAGGCGCCTAATTTCCACAGTTAAATATGGTGGAGGATCTATGATGCAGTGGGCCCCTATCTCTTCCAAGGACTCATTAAGAGTATTATGTCACACACTCTATCGAAAGTTCatgcaaagtttaaataaaaatctgatggGTTCTGTTTGGATCTTTCATTCATGATAATGATCCAAAATCTGCAATAATATGGTCAAATCAAcatagaaataaatgtaaactcaactttcactttctttcaaaacataCATTCATCTAAGTTCCCtgatttaaatttagatttctACATTACTCTGATTTGATTCTCAGTTTTCTCCTGAATTCTCAGCTCTGGCAGTACCTCGTTGTAGAATGGGCAGTTCGTGGATTTCTGtgttgctgtgtgttttttctgactTCCAACTCTGATAAAAACTGCAGGGCTGATGTTCACACCGACAAGCTTCTGAGCCTCCAGGATGTTCACATTCACCTGCACACGCCCACAGTCAAACACACGGTTATGGAGCTTTACTCAATAAACTTTAGAAGAGCCTCAGAAGGATTTAACAGGAGTGTTTACTGGATTTACCTTTAGCTGGCAGGATAACAAATTCTAACAGTGAACACTGAGTGAACTCACCTGAAAGCTCTGGACTCTGGGCATCGCTGCAACAGCAGTTCTAGACAGGGGTCTGTAACGACTGCACATACACACCCAGCAGATCAGTGATTCTGCACGCTAGATGGGTAAAAAAGAGACCAGTCACACCGACTCACCTCCTGAGAGGAGTTAAAGTGATGTCACAGGTCTCCATCTCCACAAGGTCATCATCATAATCAAAATCCTCATCATCCTCGTCTTCATCGCCTGTCCGGATCAGGCTCTGACCAAGACGACGAGCATCTTTCTCCAGTTGATCATTGCGAGACACCATGGACCCTCTAATGATAAGGAAAGACAAGGTTCTGTATTTGTTCTTGTTTCAGGAGCAAAGTTTCCAAATGAAGAGTCATTGTTAGGCAATCATAGGTTTATCTGCTTCTATCTGGATACGAAAATGCATTACAAAAATGATGAAGGTTAGGTTATGTGAAtagtttataaatgttttaaaagctgcAATAAGTAAGACAGAGCAGAGTGGAGATTGTTTACTAAAACGGAAGAAAATAGGTTTatagtcaaataaataaagaaaagcaatcattttaattcattagCAGCTACATATTGCcccttgcagaagtatttacACATCttgtacattttcacattttgtccaaGTTACAATCAGAACCTCCAGTTTATTGTAATGGGATTTTAGGtgctagaccaacacaaagtagcacatctgtgttaagtggaaagaaaaaaacaataacatggtttttacatttctttccaacagaaacaacagaaaaagtatTGCATTGATTTGGCCCATTTATGACACATAAACAAACATCCTTTTAATATAAGCCAGGGCATGGCTAGCCTAAGTCTTCAAGAACAAGTGTCCTGcaggatttaaatgttttgtttgtcgGAAACACcttaataaaatgaatatttctcTACAAGGCTTCTGCAGAACCTGATGCATATAAAACATGGAGGACATTGCATCTTAAAATATGGAGTTgaatgatgtttatttatgaatgttttgCAATAAAGCTCTGAGACCTTGAAAGAACGGCcgcatttatactgagattaaatta encodes:
- the fer1l4 gene encoding fer-1-like protein 4; its protein translation is MVIRNDGFDDIERGSMVSRNDQLEKDARRLGQSLIRTGDEDEDDEDFDYDDDLVEMETCDITLTPLRSRYRPLSRTAVAAMPRVQSFQVNVNILEAQKLVGVNISPAVFIRVGSQKKHTATQKSTNCPFYNENFQFEFQEAPQIFFDEVIEIKVFHRRTLAFLMTHIGTFKIDISTVYSQPDHRFYQKWAPLTDPTDTRSGVKGYVRASLSVLMKGDALRMPSLSKGSSSGSSEDIEKHLLLPRGMPSERPWARFRVRIYRAEGLPTMEAGLMAKMSVTDRAVFIDPYVQVTFAGQQGETSVASATSYPVWNEEISFIEQFPPLAQRIRIQLLDDAKMGDIALATHFLDLQQISDPTRNGFNPTFGPNWVNLYGSPQNSTLGDVHQALNEGLGEGIFYRGRILLALSMDVYSSPSAVSRDIGSVAAVKVKGVHGKFGRKKKKSSKKEKKEATSASSGLADEAGEAGVEVPESVTVEVEEIHPLPEGYLGQKEEFLLFASLFEVTMIDPTVGTKPLTFELSIGNYGKAVGVGRSKKSQSREELRRSREDLAEETHSLLESEDELDRGDDKSEIGLTQVEIYLRRPKSKAKEILTEVLLELVTRCKQFSAFSDRRSQSRPNSLDKCRREFIKKNLVVLARQAVRVRRRITRNKTKEHLMESWKILRKLRQLAVEPQSTIPDAFLWLLNGSKRLAYVRIPAHSILFSLVEEQKGRDCGRITTLYMKSPGCSPSETFAKLEVYLWLGPVKYSKEAINSLPEEFMPIYEEMEEEETQRQLPVEGRRKQQVLQLRCHLYQGRGLMAADDDGLSDPFARVVFSTQCQVTRVLSDTLSPSWCECLLFDKVLLEGTKEQFQQDPPLIIINIYDHDTMGSPKPLGRAYAEPEFKTVEQFYEKPRLQFYDVSRGRVPAGELLAAFELIELDYSAFGEPRLPVSVDPQELTYDDEQKHYIIPEGVRPVLKTFRIEVLFWGLRELKRVQLFEVERPQVRVECAGQQLESEEIQSYKTNPNFKEVVRYIDVELPEESYLHPPLTVFVVEHRAFGHLALVGSHVVQNLMNYAPRECGEEEEQEKEPKTKGHNSKKINPLTSVKNMRLSGLPVKQSKIPINPMKIVNAPLKKLKRKAEELEEEAPEKEELDWWSKYYASLDELEKLAAEREQLEEEAETDGVHLTMANIEEEEEEADVEEIEPPKRKKIATLKLYEGDLESEFSDFQDWLQIFPLYKGQAITEDNEEGDEERLMGKYKGSFLVYPIDVEDRDDTTCQITKGIPKNSPAKVLVRVYIVKATSLAPTDPNGKADPYIVVKVGDQCLDSKDRYIPKQLNPMFGEVFELTVSFPLETELVITVMDHDLVGADDVIGETRIDLENRFYSRHRASCGLALYYDTDGYNKWRDAKKPSTILAELCRKNGIPSPEYRTSEVKVLSMIFKIPPDAVPEGLLKKNERSPEEEAEIEEHASLNVLQRWGEMREFLPGAVPLVPEHVEIRSLQNQDNPGLPQGYLHMWVDMFPTDIPAPPAVDIKPRLPELYELRVIIWNTDDVFLDDVNPFTGDPSSDIYVKGWIKGLEGDKQETDVHFNSLTGEGNFNWRFVFRFDYLPTEKEVVYKKKESIFSLEESEFRQPAVLTLQVWDYDRISANDFLGSIELSLSSMVRPAKTSSKCTIEMAMDQASPRFSIFRAKKMKGWWPLVRLKTAEDFEREEKEKMDAKKKGHKKKKTKDKRSQMSKEDIQYTDSLGNTYLLMGKVEAELQLVALEQAEANPVGRGRKEPEPLEKPNRPTTSFNWFINPMKTFVFLIWKNYKKYIIALVILIILTLFLVLIIYTLPGEISSLIVNG